A window of Triplophysa dalaica isolate WHDGS20190420 chromosome 7, ASM1584641v1, whole genome shotgun sequence contains these coding sequences:
- the zgc:63569 gene encoding choline transporter-like protein 2 isoform X3 → MPEEEDAYKTNGPPKKYDPTFKGPIHNRGCTDIICCIFFLVAIVGYLAVGIVAWSHGDPRKVIYPTDSMGQFCGQGNLEKKPLLFYFNIMKCASPMVLLEFQCPTPQVCVEKCPDRTMTLLTANKNPNDWNYYKGFCREDPGLKTVPDILKQKLCPSVLVSSKAFLQRCFPSLGKKGEVITVGDKETFDDGEGNTRNAKDLIAGVKNATVVMEGRQVAMKIFEDYTKSWYWILICLLIAVVVSLIFIVLLRFLAGIMTWVMILMVIVVIGYGIGHCSYKYITLKDTPGANVTLQQIGFQPDFTVYLHIRQTWLAFIIILAIVELIIILVLIFLRNRIRIAIELMKEASRAIGYVMSALFYPIFTFLLLTVVIAYWAITAVFLSTSSEPVYKVFNETVCSHSRLTCNPENFTMSEIKRECPRSECLFAFYGGETPYHKYLIFFQFYNVFLFFWCANFVTALGQMTLAGAFASYYWALNKSKEMPAFPLCAALGRSLRYHTGSLAFGSLILAIIQVIRVLLEYVDHKLKGAENKFAKFLMCCLKCCFWCLEKFIKFINRNAYIMVAIHGKNFCGSARDAFFLLMRNVIRVVVLDKVTDFILFLGKLLIVGLVGIFAFFFFSGHTDAFKGAAPSLHYYWVPILTVLVGSYLIAHGFFSVYAMCVDTLFLCFLEDLERNDGSPERPYFMTDKLLNVLKKKNQAK, encoded by the exons AGGATGTACAGACATTATTTGCTGCATCTTCTTCCTGGTGGCCATCGTGGGGTACCTCGCGGTGGGAATTGTGG CCTGGTCTCATGGAGATCCACGGAAGGTGATCTACCCTACAGACAGCATGGGACAGTTCTGTGGACAGGGAAATCTGGA GAAGAAGCCGCTGTTGTTTTACTTTAACATCATGAAGTGTGCCAGCCCCATGGTTCTGCTGGAGTTCCAGTGTCCCACCCCACAG GTGTGCGTAGAGAAATGCCCAGATCGTACAATGACACTGCTTACTGCCAACAAAAATCCAAACGATTGGAATTATTACAAAGGCTTTTGTAGAGAAGACCCAGGGTTGAAG ACTGTGCCAGACATTTTGAAACAGAAACTGTGCCCGTCTGTCCTGGTTTCCAGCAAAGCAT TTTTGCAACGCTGCTTTCCATCTCTGGGCAAAAAGGGTGAAGTCATCACAGTGGGTGATAAAGAAACGTTTGATGACGGAGAGGGAAACACGAGAAATGCCAAGGACCTTATTGCCGGAGTGAA GAATGCCACGGTAGTCATGGAGGGTCGACAAGTTGCAATGAAGATCTTTGAAGATTACACAAAGTCTTGGTACTGGATCTTAAT TTGTTTGTTGATTGCTGTGGTAGTGAGTCTGATCTTCATCGTTCTTCTGCGCTTTCTGGCTGGAATCATGACCTGGGTCATGATCCTCATGGTCATTGTTGTCATTGGTTACG GTATCGGTCACTGCAGTTATAAGTATATCACTCTGAAGGACACACCTGGTGCTAATGTAACCCTACAGCAGATCGGATTTCAACCTGACTTCACCGTGTACCTGCACATCAGACAGACCTGGCTTGCCTTCA TCATCATTCTGGCCATCGTGGAGTTGATCATCATCCTGGTCCTAATCTTCCTGAGGAACAGAATCCGTATCGCTATCGAGCTCATGAAAGAAGCCAGCAG AGCCATCGGTTATGTGATGTCAGCACTCTTCTACCCTATTTTTACCTTCCTCCTCCTGACTGTGGTCATTGCTTACTGGGCCATCACTGCCGT CTTTCTCTCCACATCCAGTGAACCTGTTTATAAAGTCTTTAATGAAACCGTGTGTTCTCATTCCAGATTAACGTGCAACCCTGAG AACTTCACCATGTCTGAGATAAAGAGAGAATGTCCACGCTCAGAGTGTCTCTTTGCTTTCTATGGTGGAGAGACGCCGTACCACAAGTACCTTATCTTCTTTCAGTTCTACAACGTCTTCCTGTTCTTCTGGTGTGCCAACTTCGTCACTGCCCTGGGTCAGATGACTCTGGCAGGAGCTTTTGCCTCCTACTACTGGgctttaaataaatctaaagaAATGCCCGCCTTCCCTCTCTGTGCCGCTCTGGGCAGATCCCTCAG GTATCACACGGGTTCTCTTGCGTTTGGCTCTCTCATCCTCGCCATTATCCAGGTGATCAGGGTTCTGCTGGAGTATGTCGATCACAAACTCAAGG GAGCAGAGAATAAATTTGCCAAATTCTTGATGTGCTGTCTGAAATGCTGCTTCTGGTGCCTGGAGAAGTTCATCAAGTTCATTAACAGGAATGCCTACATTATG GTTGCCATACACGGGAAAAACTTCTGCGGTTCAGCCCGGGATGCTTTCTTCCTCTTGATGAGAAATGTCATCAG ggTGGTAGTCTTGGATAAAGTGACAGATTTCATCCTGTTTCTTGGAAAACTCCTCATTGTGGGTCTTGTGG GTATCTTCGCGTTCTTCTTTTTCTCGGGACACACAGATGCGTTTAAGGGCGCAGCACCCAGTCTGCATTACTACTGGGTTCCTATTTtg ACTGTGTTGGTGGGCTCATATCTCATTGCTCATGGATTCTTCAGCGTTTACGCTATGTGCGTGGACACACTCTTCCTCTGCTTCT
- the zgc:63569 gene encoding choline transporter-like protein 2 isoform X4 yields MDVMDEGPKYGPPKKYDPTFKGPIHNRGCTDIICCIFFLVAIVGYLAVGIVAWSHGDPRKVIYPTDSMGQFCGQGNLEKKPLLFYFNIMKCASPMVLLEFQCPTPQVCVEKCPDRTMTLLTANKNPNDWNYYKGFCREDPGLKTVPDILKQKLCPSVLVSSKAFLQRCFPSLGKKGEVITVGDKETFDDGEGNTRNAKDLIAGVKNATVVMEGRQVAMKIFEDYTKSWYWILICLLIAVVVSLIFIVLLRFLAGIMTWVMILMVIVVIGYGIGHCSYKYITLKDTPGANVTLQQIGFQPDFTVYLHIRQTWLAFIIILAIVELIIILVLIFLRNRIRIAIELMKEASRAIGYVMSALFYPIFTFLLLTVVIAYWAITAVFLSTSSEPVYKVFNETVCSHSRLTCNPENFTMSEIKRECPRSECLFAFYGGETPYHKYLIFFQFYNVFLFFWCANFVTALGQMTLAGAFASYYWALNKSKEMPAFPLCAALGRSLRYHTGSLAFGSLILAIIQVIRVLLEYVDHKLKGAENKFAKFLMCCLKCCFWCLEKFIKFINRNAYIMVAIHGKNFCGSARDAFFLLMRNVIRVVVLDKVTDFILFLGKLLIVGLVGIFAFFFFSGHTDAFKGAAPSLHYYWVPILTVLVGSYLIAHGFFSVYAMCVDTLFLCFLEDLERNDGSPERPYFMTDKLLNVLKKKNQAK; encoded by the exons AGGATGTACAGACATTATTTGCTGCATCTTCTTCCTGGTGGCCATCGTGGGGTACCTCGCGGTGGGAATTGTGG CCTGGTCTCATGGAGATCCACGGAAGGTGATCTACCCTACAGACAGCATGGGACAGTTCTGTGGACAGGGAAATCTGGA GAAGAAGCCGCTGTTGTTTTACTTTAACATCATGAAGTGTGCCAGCCCCATGGTTCTGCTGGAGTTCCAGTGTCCCACCCCACAG GTGTGCGTAGAGAAATGCCCAGATCGTACAATGACACTGCTTACTGCCAACAAAAATCCAAACGATTGGAATTATTACAAAGGCTTTTGTAGAGAAGACCCAGGGTTGAAG ACTGTGCCAGACATTTTGAAACAGAAACTGTGCCCGTCTGTCCTGGTTTCCAGCAAAGCAT TTTTGCAACGCTGCTTTCCATCTCTGGGCAAAAAGGGTGAAGTCATCACAGTGGGTGATAAAGAAACGTTTGATGACGGAGAGGGAAACACGAGAAATGCCAAGGACCTTATTGCCGGAGTGAA GAATGCCACGGTAGTCATGGAGGGTCGACAAGTTGCAATGAAGATCTTTGAAGATTACACAAAGTCTTGGTACTGGATCTTAAT TTGTTTGTTGATTGCTGTGGTAGTGAGTCTGATCTTCATCGTTCTTCTGCGCTTTCTGGCTGGAATCATGACCTGGGTCATGATCCTCATGGTCATTGTTGTCATTGGTTACG GTATCGGTCACTGCAGTTATAAGTATATCACTCTGAAGGACACACCTGGTGCTAATGTAACCCTACAGCAGATCGGATTTCAACCTGACTTCACCGTGTACCTGCACATCAGACAGACCTGGCTTGCCTTCA TCATCATTCTGGCCATCGTGGAGTTGATCATCATCCTGGTCCTAATCTTCCTGAGGAACAGAATCCGTATCGCTATCGAGCTCATGAAAGAAGCCAGCAG AGCCATCGGTTATGTGATGTCAGCACTCTTCTACCCTATTTTTACCTTCCTCCTCCTGACTGTGGTCATTGCTTACTGGGCCATCACTGCCGT CTTTCTCTCCACATCCAGTGAACCTGTTTATAAAGTCTTTAATGAAACCGTGTGTTCTCATTCCAGATTAACGTGCAACCCTGAG AACTTCACCATGTCTGAGATAAAGAGAGAATGTCCACGCTCAGAGTGTCTCTTTGCTTTCTATGGTGGAGAGACGCCGTACCACAAGTACCTTATCTTCTTTCAGTTCTACAACGTCTTCCTGTTCTTCTGGTGTGCCAACTTCGTCACTGCCCTGGGTCAGATGACTCTGGCAGGAGCTTTTGCCTCCTACTACTGGgctttaaataaatctaaagaAATGCCCGCCTTCCCTCTCTGTGCCGCTCTGGGCAGATCCCTCAG GTATCACACGGGTTCTCTTGCGTTTGGCTCTCTCATCCTCGCCATTATCCAGGTGATCAGGGTTCTGCTGGAGTATGTCGATCACAAACTCAAGG GAGCAGAGAATAAATTTGCCAAATTCTTGATGTGCTGTCTGAAATGCTGCTTCTGGTGCCTGGAGAAGTTCATCAAGTTCATTAACAGGAATGCCTACATTATG GTTGCCATACACGGGAAAAACTTCTGCGGTTCAGCCCGGGATGCTTTCTTCCTCTTGATGAGAAATGTCATCAG ggTGGTAGTCTTGGATAAAGTGACAGATTTCATCCTGTTTCTTGGAAAACTCCTCATTGTGGGTCTTGTGG GTATCTTCGCGTTCTTCTTTTTCTCGGGACACACAGATGCGTTTAAGGGCGCAGCACCCAGTCTGCATTACTACTGGGTTCCTATTTtg ACTGTGTTGGTGGGCTCATATCTCATTGCTCATGGATTCTTCAGCGTTTACGCTATGTGCGTGGACACACTCTTCCTCTGCTTCT